One genomic segment of Novisyntrophococcus fermenticellae includes these proteins:
- a CDS encoding IS3 family transposase yields MTTKELPASVGAKLLDINRTSIYYKGTPVSEEELACKEIIDHLHTDNPTWGARQMSAQLKLRGYHVGRRKARRYMSEMDIHPIYPKMNLSKRMQQAKVFPYLLRNAVIDKPNQAWSIDITYIPIRHGFLYLTAVIDWYSRCIVGWEVDDTLDTRMVVNALKKAFKVAKPQILNSDQGCQFTSQQYIEFLKKNGIRQSMDGKSRWADNIMIERWFRSFKYEEAYLTQYNNIKEARAAIGRYIFTYNFERCHSALDYQKPAECYYPAMLLPYVA; encoded by the coding sequence TTGACGACTAAAGAATTACCTGCTTCTGTCGGGGCAAAGCTCCTGGATATCAACCGCACCAGCATTTATTACAAAGGAACGCCTGTATCAGAGGAAGAACTGGCTTGTAAAGAGATCATTGATCACCTTCACACAGATAATCCGACCTGGGGTGCCAGGCAGATGTCAGCACAGTTGAAGCTTCGTGGTTATCATGTTGGTCGCCGGAAAGCACGCCGCTACATGAGCGAAATGGACATTCATCCAATCTACCCAAAGATGAACCTTTCGAAGCGGATGCAGCAAGCTAAGGTATTCCCTTATCTTCTCCGCAATGCTGTCATAGACAAGCCTAATCAGGCTTGGTCGATTGACATTACATATATTCCCATCCGGCATGGATTTTTGTACCTGACTGCTGTAATCGACTGGTACAGCCGCTGTATTGTCGGCTGGGAAGTCGATGATACACTTGATACCCGAATGGTTGTCAATGCCTTGAAAAAGGCTTTTAAGGTTGCAAAGCCACAAATTTTAAATTCCGATCAAGGATGTCAGTTTACAAGTCAACAATATATTGAATTCTTAAAGAAAAATGGAATTCGCCAAAGCATGGATGGGAAAAGCCGTTGGGCTGACAACATCATGATTGAACGCTGGTTTCGTAGCTTCAAATATGAAGAAGCGTACCTTACACAATATAACAATATCAAAGAAGCCAGAGCCGCTATCGGACGATATATTTTCACTTATAATTTTGAAAGATGTCATTCTGCCCTTGACTATCAAAAACCGGCTGAATGCTACTACCCGGCAATGCTACTGCCCTATGTAGCTTGA
- a CDS encoding transposase produces MSRQRRNFSAKFKSDLVIELLKGEKDLNTLATENNIQPNLLRNWKKEFLNNASAAFDDKREENLKDKLAEERKEKSEYAKKVGQLTMQVDWLKKKSEEICGPDYESKFSPKPFDD; encoded by the coding sequence ATGTCCAGACAAAGAAGAAACTTTAGTGCCAAATTTAAATCAGACCTTGTGATTGAGTTACTTAAGGGAGAGAAAGATCTCAATACCCTTGCAACTGAAAATAATATTCAACCCAACTTACTCCGTAACTGGAAGAAAGAATTCCTAAACAACGCTTCTGCAGCATTTGACGACAAGCGAGAGGAAAACCTCAAAGATAAGCTTGCAGAAGAACGCAAAGAGAAGTCGGAGTATGCCAAAAAGGTTGGTCAGTTAACCATGCAGGTTGACTGGCTCAAAAAAAAATCTGAAGAAATTTGTGGACCTGACTACGAGAGTAAGTTTAGTCCAAAACCTTTTGACGACTAA
- a CDS encoding uroporphyrinogen decarboxylase family protein has product MPQSEEIHAQGKLTMSLMATGLFEQSHYLMGFEDTLCNVLMEPESMAELLDYILDYKLHYAKLLIENLHPDVILWHDDWGSKRSLFMSAETWRELFKPRYKKIFSYIKENGIIIMHHADCYCEPLINDMIDIGIDVWQGPIPENDIPKLQKITNGKLTYMGGIDASIVDVSDWSEDVIRKEVRRAVHEYTPGGNFIPCLTYGGYNGLIN; this is encoded by the coding sequence TTGCCACAAAGTGAAGAAATTCATGCTCAGGGGAAACTTACTATGTCATTAATGGCTACAGGTTTGTTTGAACAGTCCCATTATTTAATGGGTTTTGAAGATACATTATGTAACGTATTAATGGAACCAGAATCAATGGCAGAATTATTAGATTACATTCTTGATTATAAATTGCATTATGCCAAATTACTAATTGAGAATCTTCATCCGGATGTAATCTTATGGCATGATGACTGGGGTTCAAAAAGAAGTTTATTTATGAGTGCTGAAACATGGAGAGAATTATTTAAACCACGTTATAAAAAAATTTTTAGTTATATTAAAGAAAATGGAATTATCATTATGCACCATGCTGACTGCTACTGCGAACCATTGATTAACGACATGATAGATATCGGTATAGATGTATGGCAGGGCCCGATTCCTGAAAATGATATTCCTAAATTACAAAAAATCACGAATGGTAAATTAACTTATATGGGTGGTATTGATGCATCTATCGTTGATGTATCTGATTGGTCAGAAGATGTTATTAGAAAAGAGGTTCGGAGAGCAGTACATGAATATACACCTGGAGGGAATTTTATTCCATGTCTTACATATGGTGGTTATAATGGTCTCATAAATTAA
- a CDS encoding uroporphyrinogen decarboxylase/cobalamine-independent methonine synthase family protein, with amino-acid sequence MLSLKENFLETIYNGKPEYFVNEWEPFGLVFDPLMAMTMNAVPNQSIVDGWGVTQYWGPDEASPMPITTTELKAIKDVTKWKEDIKTPDIKNGNLDWMAAVATK; translated from the coding sequence ATGCTATCATTAAAAGAAAATTTTCTAGAAACTATTTATAATGGGAAACCAGAGTATTTTGTTAATGAATGGGAACCTTTCGGACTGGTATTCGATCCTTTAATGGCGATGACTATGAATGCGGTTCCGAATCAGTCGATTGTGGATGGATGGGGAGTAACTCAGTATTGGGGACCTGATGAAGCAAGTCCAATGCCAATTACGACTACGGAATTAAAAGCCATCAAGGATGTTACCAAATGGAAAGAAGATATTAAAACTCCAGACATTAAAAATGGAAATCTCGACTGGATGGCAGCTGTTGCCACAAAGTGA